The Vitis riparia cultivar Riparia Gloire de Montpellier isolate 1030 chromosome 3, EGFV_Vit.rip_1.0, whole genome shotgun sequence genome includes a region encoding these proteins:
- the LOC117911727 gene encoding anthocyanidin 3-O-glucosyltransferase 5-like, translated as MESSKPHAVLLASPGLGHLIPVLELAKRLVTHHAFHVTVFAIAASASPAETQLLRSATSSKLLHVVELPPVNISGLVDADAAVFTRIAVMMREVIPNFRAAMFAMRVPPSLFIVDLFGFEALEIAEFDMPKYTFVPTAACALALTLYVPTLDVEVKGEYVDRAEPLRLPGCKSVRPEDVVDPMMERRNQQYLEYIRMAIGIPKADGILLNTWEDLEPTTLRALRDHKAMAQFAKVPIYPIGPLIRSVGQEEVRTELLDWLDLQPIDSVIYVSFGSGGTYSSEQLAELAWGLELSQQRFIWMVRPPIENDHSGSFFTTGKGGEHPSDYLPEGFLTRTKNVGMVVPLWAPQVEILSHPSVGGFLSHCGWGSTLDSILNGVPMVAWPLYAEQRLNATMLTEELGIAVRPEVLPTKRVVRKEEIEKMVRDVIEEKELRERVKEVMKTGERALRKGGSSYNSLSQVASAATSFHKEYRSPVKHCP; from the coding sequence ATGGAGAGCTCAAAGCCTCACGCAGTACTCCTAGCAAGCCCTGGTTTGGGTCACCTCATCCCCGTCCTGGAGCTTGCTAAACGCCTGGTAACACATCATGCCTTCCACGTTACTGTCTTCGCAATCGCTGCGTCTGCGTCACCTGCAGAAACCCAGCTTCTCCGTTCTGCTACCAGTTCCAAACTCCTACACGTAGTTGAACTTCCCCCAGTCAACATATCCGGCCTAGTTGACGCCGATGCAGCGGTCTTTACTCGGATTGCGGTCATGATGCGCGAGGTCATACCAAATTTCAGGGCAGCGATGTTCGCAATGAGGGTTCCTCCTTCGCTCTTCATCGTAGACTTGTTCGGATTTGAAGCGCTTGAAATAGCAGAATTTGATATGCCCAAGTACACTTTCGTGCCGACAGCTGCGTGTGCTCTAGCACTGACGTTATATGTGCCAACCCTAGATGTGGAGGTGAAAGGAGAGTATGTAGATAGAGCAGAGCCGCTTCGCCTACCCGGTTGCAAATCTGTTCGGCCGGAAGATGTGGTTGATCCGATGATGGAGAGGAGGAATCAGCAGTACCTCGAGTACATCCGCATGGCAATTGGGATCCCTAAGGCTGACGGAATTCTGTTGAACACATGGGAAGATCTGGAACCCACTACGCTTAGAGCCCTAAGGGATCACAAGGCAATGGCTCAGTTCGCGAAGGTACCTATTTACCCCATTGGTCCACTCATAAGGTCGGTCGGACAAGAAGAAGTGAGGACAGAGTTGTTGGATTGGCTAGACCTTCAACCCATCGATTCCGTTATTTATGTATCTTTTGGGAGCGGTGGAACGTACTCATCGGAGCAACTCGCCGAGCTGGCGTGGGGATTGGAGCTGAGCCAGCAAAGGTTCATTTGGATGGTCCGACCGCCCATCGAAAACGATCATTCAGGATCATTTTTCACAACAGGAAAGGGAGGGGAGCACCCATCAGATTACTTGCCAGAGGGGTTCCTTACCCGGACCAAAAACGTGGGAATGGTGGTGCCACTATGGGCACCACAAGTGGAGATCCTCAGCCATCCATCTGTTGGAGGATTTTTATCACATTGCGGTTGGGGTTCTACATTGGATAGCATACTGAATGGGGTGCCGATGGTCGCATGGCCCTTGTACGCGGAGCAACGATTGAATGCTACCATGCTGACGGAGGAGCTGGGAATTGCAGTCCGGCCGGAGGTGTTGCCCACAAAGAGGGTGGTTAGGAAGGAGGAGATAGAGAAGATGGTGAGAGATGTTATAGAAGAGAAGGAGTTGAGGGAGAGGGTAAAAGAAGTGATGAAGACTGGAGAGAGAGCTTTAAGAAAGGGTGGGTCCTCCTATAATTCACTCTCTCAAGTAGCTTCGGCAGCAACATCCTTCCATAAGGAGTACAGGAGCCCCGTGAAGCACTGCccttag
- the LOC117910967 gene encoding receptor-like protein EIX1, whose amino-acid sequence MAGWSFQDLLSFLVLLLLCAKPGLGKVTRCIERERQALLHFKHGLVDDHGLLSSWGDEHDNRDCCQWRGVQCSNQSGHIIILHLQASWSKNTHQYQYLRGKISPSLLELEHLTHLDLSHNNFEWRDIPPFLGSLSRMQNLNLSCAHFARTIPTQLGNLSNLLSLDLSDNYLNSGNLEWLSRLSSLRHLDLSYVNLSEAIHWSQAINELPSLIHLNLQYCNLPPIPSLTIPSLSHGNSSVPLVFLCLSENHWTISSIYPWLFNFSTTLLHLDFSMGGLNGSIPDAFGNMNSLEYLDLSSNTLDGEIPDAIGDMGSLAYLDLSNNQLRGSIPDTVGKMVLLSHLDFSFNQLQGSIPDTVGKMALLSHLDLSRNQLQGSIPDTIWNMVLLSHLDLSDNQLQGSIPDTVGKMVLISHLHLSRNQLQGSIPDTFGNMVSLEKLSLSENHLQGEIPKSLSNLCNLQALELDRNNLSGQLAPDFVACANDTLETLSLSDNQLSGLVPTLIGFSSLTELHLDLNQLNGTLPESIGQTSTLVLAILAWLNANRCVLHSMIDFGM is encoded by the exons ATGGCAGGATGGTCCTTTCAAGACCTTCTTAGCTTTCTTGTGCTTTTGCTGCTATGTGCCAAACCTGGCCTGGGGAAAGTTACTAGGTGCATAGAGAGGGAGAGACAAGCTCTCCTTCACTTTAAACATGGCCTTGTGGATGACCATGGCCTTCTTTCTTCTTGGGGAGATGAACATGATAACAGGGATTGTTGCCAATGGAGAGGAGTCCAGTGTAGTAACCAATCAGGTCACATCATCATCCTTCATCTTCAAGCCTCTTGGTCTAAAAATACTCATCAATACCAGTATCTAAGAGGTAAGATAAGTCCTTCGCTGCTTGAATTGGAGCACTTGACTCATTTGGATCTTAGCCATAATAATTTTGAATGGAGGGACATACCTCCATTCCTTGGTTCCCTCAGCAGAATGCAGAACCTCAATCTCTCTTGTGCCCATTTCGCTCGAACTATTCCCACTCAATTGGGAAATCTTTCCAACTTGCTTTCCCTTGATCTCAGCgataattatttgaattctGGGAACCTTGAGTGGCTTTCTCGTCTTTCTTCTTTAAGACATCTTGACCTGAGTTATGTCAACCTTAGTGAAGCCATCCACTGGTCACAAGCAATTAATGAACTCCCTTCTCTCATTCACTTGAACTTACAATATTGTAATCTCCCTCCCATCCCTTCACTCACCATTCCTTCTCTTTCCCATGGGAATTCCTCTGTCCCTCTTGTTTTCCTTTGTCTTTCTGAGAATCATTGGACCATTTCTTCAATATACCCATGGTTGTTCAACTTTAGTACCACCCTCCTTCATCTTGATTTCTCTATGGGTGGTTTAAATGGTTCGATTCCAGATGCTTTTGGAAACATGAATTCCCTTGAATATCTTGATCTCTCTAGTAACACACTTGATGGTGAGATTCCGGATGCAATTGGAGACATGGgttcacttgcatatcttgaCCTCTCTAACAATCAACTGCGGGGCTCGATTCCAGATACAGTTGGGAAGATGGTTTTACTTTCAcatcttgatttttctttcaatcaaCTGCAGGGCTCAATTCCAGATACAGTTGGGAAGATGGCTTTACTTTCACATCTTGATCTCTCTCGCAATCAACTACAGGGCTCAATTCCAGATACAATTTGGAATATGGTTTTACTTTCACATCTTGATCTCTCTGACAATCAACTACAGGGCTCAATTCCAGATACAGTTGGGAAGATGGTTTTAATTTCACATCTTCATCTCTCTCGCAATCAACTACAGGGCTCAATTCCAGATACATTCGGGAACATGGTTTCTCTtgaaaaactctctctctctgagaATCATCTTCAAGGTGAGATTCCAAAATCCTTGAGCAATTTATGTAACTTACAAGCATTAGAGTTGGATAGAAACAATCTCTCTGGACAGCTTGCACCAGACTTTGTGGCATGTGCAAATGACACATTAGAGACTTTGTCTTTATCGGATAACCAATTAAGTGGGTTAGTTCCTACTCTCattggattttcatccttgacaGAGTTACACCTGGATTTGAATCAACTAAATGGAACTTTACCTGAAAGTATTGGACA GACTTCAACTCTTGTTCTTGCCATATTAGCATGGTTGAATGCAAATCGATGTGTCCTTCATTCTATGATTGATTTTGGGATGTGA